One Coccinella septempunctata chromosome X, icCocSept1.1, whole genome shotgun sequence genomic window carries:
- the LOC123321628 gene encoding uncharacterized protein LOC123321628: protein MFSYSETVLIEVDYKILKKPHNLLIGRCYPHYEVLHQEHIVVKNDGRSHVDANIRINVDGPVNITCVSVLDEMEEENAYPIYSGGGVGQNYVAFNVKTRYGQGFHFFVQIFGIKSI from the exons TTGATTATAAAATCTTGAAAAAACCTCATAACCTTCTTATCGGTAGATGTTATCCTCACTATGAAGTGCTACACCAAGAACATATCGTTGTGAAGAATGATGGTAGGAGCCATGTGGATGCAAATATAAGG ATAAACGTTGATGGTCCAGTGAATATTACTTGCGTTTCAGTCCTAGATGAAATGGAAGAAGAAAACGCTTATCCAATCTACTCTGGAGGAGGAGTTGGCCAAAACTATGTAGCATTCAATGTCAAGACAAGATACGGTCAAGGTTTTCACTTTTTCGTTCAAATTTTCGGAATAAAATCGATTTAA